A stretch of Acropora muricata isolate sample 2 chromosome 7, ASM3666990v1, whole genome shotgun sequence DNA encodes these proteins:
- the LOC136922947 gene encoding uncharacterized protein, whose amino-acid sequence MRLAEYFFDENSNNRTTNEHDTPFHNKSTWNPPNDRERALNTFLDAVKLDITTTKPKPTQDNLTVTERQAIGQLKQRQDIIIKPADKGSGTVVMDKTWYIDECNRQLTDTKFYKHLDEDITADIQKRVTFYVNRMHKDKLINDKTKQYLIQSDVKPGRFYILPKVHKPGNPGRPIVSSNSHPTERLSLFVDYHLQPLVHKLPSFVKDTNDFLNKLLTIGNLPANSLLVTLDVSSLYTNIPHNEGINACERFLCTSSHKTIPTSTLCDLIRMILTMNNFSFNDNHYLQIHGTAMGTKMAPSYANLFLGFFEANALKNAPFQPHTWLRYIDDIFMIWTEGLDNLKIFIDYLNNIHSTIKFTNSHSSTNIPFLDVNVSLTNDGNISTDLYTKPTDKHQHLLYSSCHPLHTKKAIPFSLALRLRRICSTDATFHTRTAQLATYLLKRGYNRNFVNKQIRRAADIPRQLTLQTKDINKPKRIPFITTFNPSLPHISHIIKKHFNLLHSSNRCKRVFQHPPVVAFRRSPNLRDLLVTAKLPPNSANPQLPCGSFRCGKNCATCPYISHGLTTYTFFSTGETRPIKFNLSCETKNLIYMIQCNRCNLQYIGETKRRLKDRFNEHRRTIDNPNNKSKPTTAAEHFLSSPNHTANDMTLIPIEKIFSNRDSIRKAREAFLIQKGRTIDPDGLNIREETY is encoded by the coding sequence ATGCGATTAGCCGAGTACTTTTTCgacgaaaacagcaataatcgcACAACCAACGAACACGACACTCCTTTCCATAACAAGAGTACTTGGAACCCCCCCAACGACAGAGAAAGAGCCCTTAACACTTTTTTAGACGCCGTTAAACTTGACATAACCACGACTAAACCAAAACCTACTCAAGATAACCTTACTGTTACAGAACGACAGGCCATAGGTCAACTTAAACAACGACAAGACATAATTATAAAACCCGCGGACAAAGGTTCcggtactgttgttatggacaagacttgGTATATCGACGAATGCAACAGACAACTTACTGACACCAAATTCTACAAACACCTAGACGAAGACATCACTGCCGacatacaaaaacgtgttactttttacgttaacagaatgcataaggacaaacttataaacgacaaaaccaaacaataccTCATACAATCTGACGTTAAACCAGGACGATTTTACATTCTACCTAAAGTACATAAGCCGGGCAATCCAGGACGCCCTATTGTTTCATCTAACAGCCATCCCACGGAACGCTTGTCTCTTTTCGTTGACTatcaccttcaacctttagttcataaactgccatcctttgtcaaggacactaacgactttcttaacaaactcctcaccatcggtaatttaccggctaattccttactggtcaCACTCGAcgtttcatcattatatactaatatcccacataatgaaggtattaatgcttgtgaacgttttctatgcacttcctcccacaaaaccattcccactagcacactctgtgacctcattcgtatgattctcaccatgaataatttctcctttaatgataaccactatctccaaatccacggcaccgccatgggtactaaaatggctccctcttatgctaacctttttcttggttttttcgaagcaaacgctttgaaaaatgccccatttcaacctcacacttggctgcgctatatcgatgatatttttatgatctggaccgaaggtctggataacctaaaaattttcatcgactatctcaacaacattcactccaccatcaaattcactaattcacactcctctactaacatacctttccttgacgtaaatgtctctttgactaacgacggaaatatatctactgatctatacaccaaacctacagacaaacaccaacatctactctattcatcctgccatcctttacatacaaaaaaagccattcctttcagtcttgcactccgtttacgacgtatatgttctaccgacgccacatttcatactcgcactgctcaacttgccacttacctccttaaacgaggttacaaccgtaacttcgttaacaaacaaatacgacgcgccgcagacatcccccgccaactcactttacaaaccaaagacatcaacaaacctaaacgtataccattcataactacctttaatccatcactccctcacatctctcacatcatcaaaaaacatttcaatctgttgcactcctctaatcgctgcaaaagagtcttccagcatccgcctgttgtagccttccgacgctcacccaaccttcgtgacttattagtcacagctaaactccctcctaattctgccaatcctcaacttccttgtggttctttccgttgtggaaaaaactgcgctacttgtccctacatttctcacggacttactacatataccttcttttctaccggggaaactcgccccataaaatttaacctttcttgtgaaactaaaaacctcatctacatgattcaatgcaaccgctgtaatctacaatatataggagaaacgaaacgacgtttaaaagaccgatttaatgaacaccgccgcaccatagataaccctaacaacaaatctaaacctactacagccgcagaacatttcctgtcctctcctaaccacactgctaacgacatgacattaatccccatcgaaaaaatattctccaaccgagattccatccgtaaggccagggaagcttttttaattcaaaaaggcagaacaattgatcccgatggtctgaacatccgcgaagaaacctattaa
- the LOC136921972 gene encoding uncharacterized protein, whose protein sequence is MEDEGKMKDEKATQNGTKMNEMKIEDEMMDEKTVQGEIKKEDRKMEDEIKNEKKMEDENMENEENMEDEMKMRDEKVKKENKMEDENMENEENMEDEMKMRDEKVKKGEKRKMEDNPEIEMENKDKRKEHNRTREY, encoded by the exons ATGGAGGATGAGGGGAAGATGAAGGACGAGAAGGCTACACAGAATGGAACGAagatgaatgaaatgaaaatagaGGATGAGATGATGGATGAGAAGACTGTGCAGGGTGAGATAAAGAAGGAGGACAGGAAGATGGAGGATGAAATAAAGAATGAGAAGAAGATGGAGGATGAGAATATGGAGAATGAAGAGAATATGGAAGATGAAATGAAGATGAGGGATGAAAAGGTGAAGAAGGAGAATAAAATGGAGGATGAGAATATGGAGAATGAAGAGAATATGGAAGATGAAATGAAGATGAGGGATGAAAAGGTGAAGAAGGGCGAGAAGCGGAAAATGGAGGATAACCCGGAGATAGAAATGGAGAACAAGGACAAACGCAAAGA ACACAACCGAACCCGTGAGTATTGA
- the LOC136923690 gene encoding tetratricopeptide repeat protein 28-like yields the protein MDDEERNNRAGTSNRRSDYQKAIEYHGKELKITTEISNRLGEGGAYGSLANAYHSMSDYRKAIEYHAKDLKCAIEIGDRTREGAAYESLGNTYFLQGDYRKSIKCHKKQLKIAKQVGDRARERRAYRNLGNTYDSLGEFKEAIENEEEDLKIAIEIGDRAGEGGAYGNLGNSHQALSDYKKAIQYHEKELKIAKEIGDRAGEGGANRSLGYAYQSLGEYQKAIEYHEEDLKIEIEISDRAGQGGAYGNLGNSHQSLKDYHKAIKYHEKELKIAIEIGDQTREGGAYGNLGSAYDSLSDYRKGIEYHEKRLKIAKTVGDRAQERQACGNLGNAYQSLSDYQKAIEHHEEELKITKEIGDRAREGEAYRSLGNTYFLLGDFKKAIDFHEKNLKIAKEFGDFCKEGRAYRNIGNAYDSLSDFQKAVEYHEKDLKLAIETGDRAEEGGAYACLGDACDSLGHYQAAIEYREKHLKISKEVGDRAGEGGAYGNLGNAYRSLSDYQKAIEYYEKDLKIAKENGNRAGEGRAYGNLGNTYQSLSDYQKAIDYHEKNVKIAKEIGDRAGEGDAYGNLGSAYCSLGDYRKAIEYHEKQLRIAIEIGDRPAEGGAYGGLGSAYDSLSDFRKAIKYHEKRLKVAKTIGDRALEGGAYGNLGNAHYSLGDYRKAIKYHEKELKIAKEIGDLAGEKGAYGNLGNAYQLLSEYQKAIEYQKKDLKYAKEISDQAGEGEAYGSLGNTYCLLGDSQKAIKYHKKELKIKKELGDLAGEGRAYGNLGNAYQLLSDYQKAIGFYEKDLKIAVEIGDRAAERRTCGSLGNTYFFLGYSRKAIEYHEKDLKIAKEIGDRAGEGTAYGNLGNAHYLLDDYQKAIECHENHLKIAKEVGDQAGEGRASGNIGNLHYSLGDYRKAIEYHEKELKIAIEIGDRAVQGATYGTLGNAYQSLSNFQMSIQYHKKALKIAKEFGDRVGEGVVYGSLGNAHYSLSHYRKAIECHEKELKIVIEVGDRVGEEGAYEGLGNAYLSLNDFQNAIEYHEKHLKIAKEIGGRAGEEVAYGSLGNVYQSLGYYPKAIEYHKKYLKIAKEIGDRAGEGGAYGGLGNTYYLLGDYRKTIEYHEKHLEIAKEIGDRAGEGKASGNLSNAYQSLGDYEKAIEYHEEPLKIAKEVGDRAGEGVAYGNIGNTYQLLGDYQKAIEYHEEELKIAKEVGDRVGEGIAYHNIGNGYFSLEQFEKAVENSVCAVEALNAVRSGLQSKHDWKINFRELYDETYTCLWTSLLRINKVNEALLAAEQGRAQTLSDNLLMLYKLPAALSASPIVTKDSISCLVTRLSTPIIFLAIEGLTINIWFLRREKKISFRQGRLEGDRREKDPIRALLNKAFENIEKVGNPPLAPSDSTFKPFYDAVIGPIVDLLELQDNELVIVSDRALCLTPWAAVIESTRIRTVPSLTSYQLILSVPESHHEKTGALLVGNPCLNQLKKPEPDLPFAQAEVEMIAAILNTTPLTGKQATKAEVMKQMSSVGLIHIAAHGNESTGEIALCPNPGWTSKFPQGKDYILKMSDVQAANLRARLVVLGCCYTGRGRILKGEGVVGIARAFLAAGARSVLVSLWKIDDEATMAFMKSFYQRLKEGETASVAVQQSMKSLRESEEYSEMRYWAPFQLIGDDVKVEFEAVEDIKK from the coding sequence ATGGATGACGAAGAAAGAAATAATAGAGCCGGCACCAGTAACAGAaggagtgactatcaaaaagccattgagtatcatggaaaGGAACTGAAAATCACAACAGAAATCAGTAACCGCctaggagaaggaggagcctatggaagtcttgcTAACGCTTACCACTCAATGAGTGACTATCggaaagccattgaatatcatgcgAAAGATTTGAAATGTGCAATAGAAATCGGAGATCGGACgagagaaggagcagcctatgaaAGTCTCGGTAATACTTACTTCTTACaaggtgactatcgaaaatccatcaAGTGTCataaaaaacaacttaaaattgcaaaacaagtcggtgatcgggcaaGAGAAAGAAGAGCCTATAgaaatctcggtaatacttacgactcactgggtgaatTTAAAGAGGCCATTGAGAATGAAGaagaagatttaaaaattgcaatagaaattggtgatcgggctggagaaggaggcgcctacggaaatctcggtaattctCACCAGGCGCTGAGTgactataaaaaagccattcagtatcatgaaaaagagttgaaaattgcaaaagaaatcggtgatcgagctggagaaggaggagccaaTAGAAGTCTCGGttatgcttaccagtcactgggtgaatatcaaaaagccatcgagtatcatgaagaagatttaaaaattgaaatagaaatcagtgatcgggccggacaaggaggagcctatggaaatctcggcaattcTCACCAGTCGCTGAAAGACTATCacaaagccattaagtatcatgaaaaagaattgaaaattgcaatagaaatcggtgatcagacCCGAgagggaggagcctatggaaatcttggtagtgcTTACGACTCTCtcagtgactatcgaaaaggcattgagtatcatgaaaaacgactgaaaattgcaaaaacagTCGGTGATAGGGCGCAAGAGAGACAagcctgtggaaatctcggcaatgcttaccagtcattgagtgactatcaaaaagccattgagcatcatgaagaagagttgaaaattacaaaagaaatcggtgatcgggcccgAGAAGGGGAAGCCTATCGAAGTCTCGGTAACACTTACTTCTTACTGGGTGActttaaaaaagccattgactttcatgaaaaaaacttgaaaattgcaaaagaattcGGTGATTTTTGCAAAGAAGGTAGAGCCTATagaaatatcggtaatgcttacgactcactgagtgacttTCAAAAAGCGgtggagtatcatgaaaaagatttgaaacttGCAATAGAAAccggtgatcgggccgaagaGGGAGGAGCCTACGCATGTCTCGGTGATGCTTGCGACTCACTAGGACATTATCAAGCAGCCATTGAGTAtcgtgaaaaacatttgaaaatttcaaaagaagtcggtgatcgggccggagaaggaggggcctatggaaatctcggtaatgcttacaggtcactgagtgactatcaaaaggccattgagtattatgaaaaagatttaaaaattgcaaaagaaaatggtaatcgggccggagaaggaagagcctatggaaatcttggtaacaCTTACCAGTCACTAAgcgactatcaaaaagccattgactatcatgaaaagaatgtcaaaattgcaaaagaaatcggtgatcgggcgggagaaggagatgcatatggaaatctcggtagtgcttattgctcacttggtgactatcgaaaagccattgagtatcatgaaaaacaactgagaattgcaatagaaatcggagATCGGCCCGCAGAGGGAGGAGCCTACGGAGGTCTTGGTAGTGCTTACGACTCTCTaagtgactttcgaaaagccattaagtatcatgaaaaacgactgaaagtTGCAAAAacaatcggtgatcgggccctagagggaggagcctatggaaatcttggtaatgctcactactcactgggtgactatcgaaaagccattaaatATCATGagaaagaattgaaaattgcaaaagaaatcggtgatctagCCGGAGAGAagggagcctatggaaatctcggtaatgcttaccagttactgagtgagtatcaaaaagccattgagtaccaaaaaaaagatttgaaatatgcaaaagaaatcagtgatcaggccggagaaggggAAGCCTACGGAAGTCTTGGCAATACTTACTGCTTACTGGGTGACTCTCAAAAAGCAATTAAGTATCATaaaaaagaactgaaaattaaaaaagaactcGGTGATCTCGCCGGAGAGGgaagagcttatggaaatctcggtaatgcttaccagttactgagtgactatcaaaaagccattgggttttatgaaaaagatttgaaaattgcggtagaaatcggtgatcgagcagCAGAAAGAAGAACAtgtggaagtctcggtaatacTTATTTTTTTCTAGGTTACTctagaaaagccattgagtatcatgaaaaggatttaaaaattgcaaaagaaataggtgatcgggccggagaagggacAGCCTACGGAAACCTTGGTAATGCTCACTATTTACTGGATGACTATCAGAAAGCGATTGAGTGTCACGAAaaccacttgaaaattgcaaaagaagttggTGATCAAGCCGGAGAAGGTAGAGCCTCTGGAAATATCGGTAATCTTCActattcactgggtgactatcgaaaagccattgagtatcatgaaaaagaattgaaaattgcaatagagattggtgatcgggccgtaCAGGGAGCAACCTATGGAactctcggtaatgcttaccagtcactgagcAACTTTCAAATGTCCATTCAGTATCATAAGAAagctttgaaaattgccaaagaattcggtgatcgggtcggagaggGAGTAGTCTATGGAAGCCTTGGTAATGCTCACTACTCACTGAGtcactatcgaaaagccattgagtgtcatgaaaaagaaCTGAAAATTGTAATAGAAGTTGGTGATCGAGTCGGAGAGGAAGGAGCTTATGAAGgtctcggcaatgcttactTGTCACTGAATGACTTTCAAAACGCCAtagagtatcatgaaaaacatttgaagattgcaaaagaaattggtggtCGGGCCGGAGAGGAagtagcctatggaagtctcggtaatgtttaccagtcactgggttaCTAtccaaaagctattgagtatcataaaaaatatttgaaaattgcaaaagaaatcggtgatcgggctggggaaggaggagcctatggaggtctcggtaatACGTACTacttactgggtgactatcgaaaaaccatcgagtatcatgaaaaacatttggaaattgcaaaagaaatcggcgatcgggccggagaaggaaaggCGTCTGGAAATCTCAgtaatgcttaccaatcacttggtgactatgaaaaagccattgaatatcatgaagagccactgaaaattgcaaaagaagttggtgatcgagccggagaaggagtagcctatggcaATATCGGTAATACTTACCAGTTacttggtgactatcaaaaagccattgagtatcatgaagaagaactgaaaattgcaaaagaagtcggtgACCGAGTCGGAGAAGGAATtgcttatcacaacattggaaaTGGATACTTTTCTCTTGAACAATTCGAAAAAGCTGTGGAGAATTCTGTTTGCGCTGTGGAAGCCCTTAATGCTGTGAGATCTGGTTTACAGTCAAAAcatgattggaaaataaactttcgtgagctGTATGATGAGACGTACACATGCTTATGGACGTCGTTGCTAAGAATTAACAAGGTCAATGAGGCCTTGCTTGCggctgaacaaggacgagcgcagactttgtctgatAACTTGTTGATGCTATATAAACTACCTGCGGCCCTGTCAGCTAGCCCAATTGTCACCAAAGATTCAATATCTTGCCTCGTCACAAGGCTTTCTACACCCATCatttttctagcaattgaaggACTTACGATCAATATCTGGTTTTTGAGGCgggaaaagaaaatttcatttcGACAAGGGAGGTTAGAGGGTGACAGAAGAGAAAAGGATCCAATTCGCGCGTTGCTAAATAAAGCCTTTGAAAATATCGAAAAAGTGGGAAACCCACCGTTAGCACCTTCAGACAGTACTTTTAAGCcgttttatgatgcagttatcggaccaattgttgacttgctaGAACTTCAAGATAACGAACTGGTTATTGTTTCTGACCGTGCGCTGTGTCTCaccccatgggccgcagttattgaatcgactagaattcgcactgttccatctcttacaagttatcaattgatcttaagtgtCCCCGAAAGCCATCACGAAAaaacaggggcgcttttggtcggaaatccgtgcttaaaccAGTTGAAGAAACCAGAACCAGATTTACCATTTGCTCAGgcggaagtagaaatgattgcagcaaTTCTCAACACCACACCTCTAACAGGgaaacaggcaacaaaagctgaagtgatgaaacagatgtcgtcagttggtttaattcacattgctgcccacggaaacgagagtactggagaaattgccttgtgtccaaaccctggatggacttcaAAGTTCCCTCAAGGAAAggattacattttaaaaatgtccgatgtacaagcggccaatcttcgagctcgtcttgtagTCTTAGGTTGCTGTTATACTGGACGAGgtagaatcttgaagggtgagggtgtggtcggtatcgcgcgggccttcttggcagctggtgctcgttctgtgctGGTGTCACTGTGGaaaatagatgacgaagctaccatggcattcatgaaaagtttctatcaaCGTTTGAAGGAAGGGGAAACGGCCAGTGTTGCTGTTCAACAatcgatgaaatcccttcgtgaatccgAGGAGTattctgagatgaggtactgggctccattccaacttatcggagatgacgtcaaggtTGAATTCGAGGCCGTTGAAGACatcaaaaaatga